A window of Fundulus heteroclitus isolate FHET01 chromosome 15, MU-UCD_Fhet_4.1, whole genome shotgun sequence contains these coding sequences:
- the LOC105930552 gene encoding E3 ubiquitin-protein ligase rnf146 — MAGCGEVNLSVNGPAPSKLKEEAGEDALSGSPAAVPPECAICLQSCVHPVRLPCCHIFCFLCVKGASWHSKRCALCRQEIPEDFLERPVLLSLEELKAAAAGLSRGGGGGGESRGDHAWYYEGRNGWWQYDERTSRELEEAFMKGRKSTEMLIAGFLYVADLENMVQYRRNEHSRRRKMKRDVVNIPKKGVAGLRLESEAASVPAPPAAGSSTADRVSSADGSDSSGQPQSSSFGILLSLPPVRPQTLLGRHLNSPLSPTPSTLEQSFSQLLISRPAGGEVEEDEETHTCESASGSSESEEEEEEEESDGRRRTQRALRESRHTRVPPRGMPSSSALSLRSRSPDGQCTVTEV, encoded by the coding sequence ATGGCCGGCTGTGGCGAAGTGAACCTCTCGGTGAACGGCCCAGCTCCCtccaagctgaaggaggaggcGGGAGAGGACGCCCTCAGCGGCTCCCCCGCCGCCGTACCCCCGGAGTGCGCCATCTGCCTGCAGAGCTGCGTCCACCCCGTCCGTCTCCCCTGCTGCCACATCTTCTGCTTCCTGTGCGTGAAAGGCGCATCCTGGCACAGCAAGCGCTGCGCCCTCTGCCGCCAAGAAATCCCCGAGGACTTCCTGGAGCGTCCCGTCCTGCTCTCCCTGGAAGAGCTGAAAGCCGCGGCGGCGGGGCTGAGCCGGGGCGGCGGCGGGGGCGGGGAGTCTCGCGGTGACCACGCGTGGTACTACGAAGGGCGCAATGGCTGGTGGCAGTACGACGAGAGGACCAGCCGAGAGCTGGAGGAGGCCTTCATGAAGGGGAGGAAGAGCACCGAGATGCTGATCGCCGGCTTCCTTTACGTGGCAGACCTGGAGAACATGGTGCAGTATCGCAGGAACGAGCACAGCCGCAGGCGCAAGATGAAGAGGGACGTAGTCAACATCCCCAAGAAGGGCGTGGCAGGGCTGAGGTTGGAGTCCGAGGCCGCATCCGTCCCGGCGCCACCGGCGGCGGGCTCCTCGACGGCGGACCGCGTGAGCTCGGCCGACGGCTCGGATTCGTCAGGCCAGCCTCAGTCTTCGTCCTTCGGGATCCTGCTGTCCCTTCCGCCCGTCAGACCTCAAACGCTCCTCGGGCGTCACCTGAACAGCCCGCTGTCTCCGACGCCGTCCACCCTGGAGCAATCCTTCTCTCAGCTCCTCATCAGCCGGCCAGCGGGGGGGGAGGTGGAAGAGGACGAGGAGACGCACACGTGTGAGTCTGCGTCGGGCAGCAGCGAGagcgaagaggaggaggaggaggaggagagcgaTGGAAGGAGACGCACACAACGAGCGCTAAGAGAGAGCCGGCACACCAGAGTTCCTCCGAGGGGCATGCCTTCCAGCTCGGCCCTCAGCCTTCGCTCTCGCAGTCCTGACGGACAGTGCACCGTGACAGAAGTGTAA